The following coding sequences lie in one Changpingibacter yushuensis genomic window:
- the gltB gene encoding glutamate synthase large subunit, whose product MSTTGLYRPEYEHDACGVAFVANLSGEQSREIVDLGLTALENLDHRGAVGAEENTGDGAGILLQVPDAFLRSVTSFSLPEPGHYAVGIAFLPRVGERGEAVAEIEAIAREEGLDVLGWRTVPIDSSMIGPTAMACMPTFRQLFLADPAGTTGIELDRKAFRVRKRAELAGTYFASLSSRTLLYKGMLTTKQLQPFFLDLSDPLLESALAVVHSRFSTNTFPSWPLAQPFRMVAHNGEINTVRGNRNWMAAREGQLHAEALGSIDELLPVNTAASDSASFDEVLELLYLSGRSLPHAVRMMIPEAWEQNSDMDPKLRAFYQYHANLMEPWDGPASITFTDGVQLGAVLDRNGLRPGRFWVSDSGLVVLASESGVLDIPAEQVVRKGRLQPGKMFLVDMQEHRIIEDDEIKSKLANAAPYGAWISENTVRLSDLPEREHVDHSHTSVTRRQQVFGYTNEEIRMIVKPMAAGGAEAKGSMGSDTPIAVLSDRSRLIFDYFSQQFAQVTNPPLDAIREELVTSLVSAAGREPNLLAELPEHARKLVVDFPVIDNDELAKIRNIGRYPELGKGLSAVAISGLYRVSGGEASLRVRIDEICAEADAAIEAGASFLILSDRDSSGELGPIPSLLLTSAVHHHLLRRQTRTKCAIFVEAGDVREVHHVALLIGYGATAVNPYLALETAENLARTGEVKVSPEKAAHNLIDALGHGLLKVMSKMGISTVASYRGAQVFQAIGLSQELVDEYFTGTPTPLGGAGLDVIANEVALRHVVAYPSLGITPAHRALETGGEYQWRRDGEEHLFNPETVFLLQHSTRTKSYDEFKRYSGLVDNQAEHLMTLRGLFRLKEGELDPISIDEVEPIGSIMKRFSTGAMSFGSISQEAHETLAVAMNRIGAKSNTGEGGEMPERLYDSVRRSSIKQVASGRFGVTSEYLVNADDIQIKMAQGAKPGEGGQLPAQKVYPWVAEVRHSTPGVELISPPPHHDIYSIEDLAQLIHDLKNANPRARIHVKLVSEVGVGTVAAGVAKAHADVVLISGHDGGTGAAPLTSIKHAGAPWELGLAETQQTLVLNNLRDRIVVQADGQLKTGRDVVVAALLGAEEFGFATAPLVVSGCVMMRVCHKDTCPVGVATQNPELRKRFSGKPEYVVTFFEYIAQEVREILASLGLHSIEEAVGHVELLDTKSAVNHWKASGLDLTPVLAKPEATPGATLYQSVGQDHGLEHALDVTLIEICQDALVSGTPVAVDLPIHNVNRTVGTMLGSELTRRYGGKGLPDGTIDITLRGSAGQSFGAVLPKGITLRLVGDANDYVGKSLSGGRICVRPDQLSSFAPEENVIAGNVIGYGATSGEIFLRGLVGERFGVRNSGATLVSEGAGDHCAEYMTGGVLLVLGQVGRNFGAGMSGGAAYVLDFDSKALNPDAAANGAFIITSPDEQDVAELKELLQKHVDFTGSAVAQAILATEGYSRITKLVPRSYARLTAALANAEADGLDITNNTVWTKIMEASRG is encoded by the coding sequence GTGAGTACAACAGGTCTTTACCGCCCCGAGTACGAACACGATGCTTGTGGTGTTGCCTTCGTGGCTAACCTGAGCGGCGAACAGTCACGCGAGATTGTGGATCTCGGATTGACGGCACTGGAGAATCTCGATCATCGAGGTGCGGTAGGTGCCGAGGAGAACACAGGAGATGGGGCCGGGATTCTGCTCCAGGTTCCTGATGCGTTTCTGCGCTCTGTCACGAGCTTCTCGCTTCCTGAACCCGGCCACTACGCGGTGGGTATTGCGTTCCTTCCCAGAGTTGGGGAACGCGGTGAGGCCGTCGCGGAGATAGAAGCGATCGCGCGCGAAGAGGGCTTGGACGTGCTTGGATGGCGTACTGTGCCCATCGATTCTTCGATGATTGGGCCCACAGCGATGGCTTGTATGCCCACGTTCCGCCAGCTGTTCCTTGCTGATCCAGCAGGCACAACCGGCATCGAACTGGACCGCAAAGCATTCCGGGTTCGCAAGCGGGCAGAACTCGCCGGAACCTACTTCGCGTCTCTATCTTCGCGCACGCTCTTGTACAAGGGCATGCTCACTACCAAGCAGCTTCAGCCCTTCTTCTTGGACCTGTCTGATCCGCTCCTTGAATCGGCTCTGGCTGTGGTTCACTCGCGCTTCTCCACCAACACGTTCCCATCGTGGCCACTCGCTCAACCGTTCCGAATGGTGGCTCACAATGGTGAGATTAACACCGTGCGCGGCAACCGCAATTGGATGGCAGCTCGCGAGGGCCAACTGCATGCAGAGGCCCTTGGCTCAATCGACGAACTGCTCCCTGTCAACACGGCAGCCTCCGATTCGGCTAGCTTCGACGAAGTTCTTGAACTCCTGTATCTTTCGGGGAGATCACTTCCTCACGCTGTGCGCATGATGATCCCGGAAGCGTGGGAACAGAATTCGGACATGGATCCGAAGCTGCGTGCGTTCTACCAGTACCATGCAAACCTCATGGAGCCATGGGACGGGCCAGCCTCTATCACGTTCACAGACGGCGTTCAGTTGGGCGCCGTGCTCGACCGCAATGGGCTGCGGCCTGGACGATTCTGGGTCAGTGATTCTGGGTTGGTGGTTCTTGCCTCCGAATCCGGTGTGCTGGACATTCCCGCTGAGCAGGTTGTGCGTAAGGGCAGACTGCAGCCAGGAAAAATGTTCCTTGTTGATATGCAGGAACACCGCATCATCGAGGATGATGAGATCAAGTCCAAGTTGGCAAATGCCGCACCTTACGGCGCTTGGATTAGCGAGAACACGGTTCGCCTGTCTGACCTGCCCGAACGCGAACACGTTGACCATTCCCACACATCTGTCACACGGCGCCAGCAGGTGTTTGGTTACACAAACGAAGAGATCAGAATGATCGTCAAGCCGATGGCGGCTGGCGGTGCTGAAGCCAAGGGATCGATGGGTTCGGACACGCCGATCGCAGTGCTATCGGATCGGTCTCGCCTCATCTTTGATTACTTCAGCCAGCAGTTTGCTCAGGTAACCAACCCTCCGCTCGACGCCATCCGCGAAGAGCTTGTCACCTCCTTGGTCTCGGCAGCTGGCCGCGAACCAAACCTTCTCGCGGAGCTCCCGGAGCATGCGCGCAAGTTGGTTGTTGACTTCCCAGTGATCGACAACGACGAACTCGCCAAGATTCGCAACATCGGGCGTTACCCGGAATTAGGTAAAGGGCTTTCTGCGGTTGCAATCTCAGGCCTCTACCGAGTCTCGGGCGGGGAAGCCTCGCTACGGGTACGAATCGATGAGATTTGCGCGGAAGCCGATGCGGCGATTGAGGCTGGCGCTTCTTTCCTCATACTGTCGGATCGTGATTCATCCGGTGAGCTTGGGCCAATTCCCTCACTCCTTCTCACATCGGCCGTTCACCATCATCTTCTGCGGCGCCAGACCCGCACGAAGTGCGCAATCTTCGTTGAGGCCGGCGATGTGCGTGAGGTCCACCATGTGGCACTTCTTATCGGATATGGTGCGACGGCAGTCAACCCGTATCTCGCTTTGGAGACTGCAGAAAACCTTGCCCGCACCGGTGAGGTCAAGGTTTCCCCAGAGAAAGCTGCCCACAATCTCATCGACGCGCTTGGGCATGGCCTGCTCAAGGTGATGTCCAAGATGGGTATTTCCACAGTTGCTTCGTACCGAGGTGCTCAGGTGTTCCAGGCCATTGGCTTGTCGCAAGAGCTGGTTGACGAGTACTTCACAGGTACGCCAACCCCTCTTGGGGGAGCTGGTCTAGACGTGATTGCCAATGAGGTAGCTCTGCGCCACGTCGTGGCTTACCCTTCGCTGGGTATCACCCCCGCCCATCGGGCGCTTGAGACCGGCGGCGAGTATCAGTGGCGACGAGATGGCGAAGAGCATCTGTTTAACCCTGAGACGGTGTTCTTGCTCCAGCATTCCACTCGGACGAAGAGCTATGACGAGTTCAAGCGTTACAGCGGTTTGGTGGACAACCAGGCTGAGCATCTCATGACGCTCCGAGGCCTGTTCCGCCTCAAGGAAGGCGAACTTGATCCCATCTCGATCGACGAGGTGGAGCCCATCGGATCCATCATGAAGCGTTTCTCCACAGGCGCCATGTCATTCGGATCCATTTCGCAGGAGGCCCATGAGACTCTCGCGGTGGCGATGAACCGCATTGGTGCCAAGTCGAACACTGGCGAAGGCGGCGAGATGCCCGAACGCCTCTACGATTCGGTACGCCGCAGCTCGATTAAGCAGGTTGCTTCTGGCCGATTTGGCGTAACGAGCGAGTACCTCGTCAACGCCGACGATATCCAGATCAAGATGGCACAGGGTGCGAAGCCTGGTGAAGGTGGCCAGCTACCCGCCCAGAAGGTGTATCCGTGGGTGGCGGAAGTGCGCCACTCGACACCGGGTGTGGAGTTGATTTCTCCACCGCCTCATCACGACATCTATTCGATTGAGGATCTGGCTCAGCTTATTCACGACTTGAAGAATGCAAATCCAAGGGCTCGCATTCACGTTAAGCTCGTATCCGAAGTTGGAGTCGGAACAGTAGCGGCCGGTGTAGCCAAGGCGCACGCCGACGTCGTCCTTATTTCCGGTCACGACGGCGGAACCGGCGCAGCTCCTCTCACGTCCATCAAACATGCCGGTGCTCCATGGGAGCTTGGCTTGGCCGAAACACAGCAGACGCTGGTCCTGAACAACTTGCGCGATCGTATTGTGGTGCAGGCCGACGGGCAGCTGAAGACTGGCCGTGACGTAGTGGTGGCCGCACTGCTCGGCGCCGAAGAATTCGGTTTTGCAACGGCTCCTCTGGTGGTCTCCGGGTGCGTCATGATGCGGGTGTGCCACAAAGACACGTGCCCTGTGGGTGTGGCAACTCAGAACCCTGAACTGCGCAAGCGGTTCAGTGGCAAGCCTGAATACGTGGTGACTTTCTTTGAGTACATTGCGCAGGAGGTTCGCGAGATCCTTGCCTCGCTCGGGCTTCACTCGATAGAGGAAGCAGTTGGCCATGTGGAGTTGCTAGATACAAAGAGCGCCGTCAACCATTGGAAGGCCTCCGGACTGGACTTGACACCGGTTCTGGCGAAGCCAGAAGCGACCCCGGGAGCGACTCTCTACCAGAGCGTTGGCCAGGATCATGGGTTAGAACATGCCCTAGATGTCACTCTTATTGAGATCTGCCAAGACGCGCTCGTCAGTGGCACGCCAGTGGCGGTGGATCTTCCGATCCATAATGTCAATCGTACTGTTGGCACGATGCTCGGTTCTGAGTTGACGCGGCGATACGGTGGCAAGGGACTTCCCGATGGCACGATCGACATCACGTTGCGCGGTTCAGCTGGCCAATCATTCGGTGCTGTTCTACCCAAGGGAATCACGCTCCGGCTGGTTGGCGATGCCAATGACTACGTAGGCAAATCGCTTTCTGGTGGCCGGATTTGTGTGCGGCCGGATCAACTGAGCTCCTTTGCCCCGGAAGAGAACGTCATTGCCGGAAACGTCATTGGATATGGCGCGACTTCCGGTGAGATCTTCCTTCGTGGCTTGGTGGGCGAACGCTTCGGAGTGCGCAACTCTGGCGCAACCCTCGTCTCAGAGGGTGCCGGTGACCACTGCGCGGAGTACATGACGGGTGGCGTTCTCTTGGTGCTTGGTCAAGTGGGCCGCAACTTCGGTGCAGGTATGTCGGGAGGCGCAGCATACGTGCTCGACTTTGACTCCAAGGCGCTCAACCCAGATGCCGCCGCGAACGGCGCGTTCATCATTACATCTCCGGATGAACAGGATGTGGCTGAACTCAAGGAACTGCTTCAGAAGCACGTGGACTTCACGGGCTCTGCAGTTGCTCAGGCAATTCTCGCAACTGAGGGATACTCCCGTATCACGAAGCTTGTACCTCGCAGCTATGCACGTCTAACTGCCGCTTTGGCAAATGCTGAGGCTGACGGGTTGGACATCACCAATAACACCGTGTGGACCAAGATTATGGAGGCATCTCGTGGCTGA